In the Corynebacterium gerontici genome, one interval contains:
- a CDS encoding pyridoxal phosphate-dependent aminotransferase translates to MVQRLEEFQQTIFATMSAKAAQCDAVNLGQGFPDEDGPASMLQIAQREIAEGNNQYAPGPGMPVLRQAIASHQRRYDLDVAESEVLVTVGATEAITATIMGLVEPGQEVILIEPYYDAYAAAVALAGATRVAVSLQAKGDTWELDPAAIEAAITPKTAMIVINNPHNPTGSVFSSETMCEISRIACVHDLLVLSDEVYEHLLFDATRHRPTCTYPGMAQRTVTVSSAAKTFNATGWKTGWAIAPPPLLEAIAQAKQFLTFVGATPFQPAVAHALNHEQSWADDLSRSLEKKRDKLSAALRKAGFRVHYSPGTYYLVADFAALSNTTGMDFCMELVKDRGVAAIPLEVFCDHPEPWRSKIRFAFCKQDHVIDEAIRRLS, encoded by the coding sequence ATGGTGCAGCGCCTCGAAGAATTCCAACAAACGATTTTTGCCACCATGAGTGCCAAAGCCGCACAATGCGATGCGGTGAACCTGGGGCAGGGATTTCCCGATGAAGACGGGCCCGCTTCCATGCTGCAGATTGCGCAGCGTGAGATCGCTGAGGGGAACAATCAGTACGCTCCAGGTCCTGGGATGCCTGTGCTGCGCCAAGCCATCGCCTCCCATCAACGACGTTACGACCTCGACGTCGCTGAGTCCGAGGTGCTCGTCACCGTTGGGGCTACCGAAGCTATCACTGCGACAATTATGGGTCTTGTGGAGCCCGGCCAGGAAGTAATCCTTATCGAGCCCTATTACGACGCTTATGCGGCAGCAGTTGCGCTAGCGGGCGCCACAAGAGTTGCAGTGTCGTTGCAAGCAAAGGGCGATACCTGGGAACTTGATCCCGCTGCAATTGAAGCTGCTATTACACCTAAGACAGCGATGATTGTGATTAACAATCCCCATAACCCCACCGGCAGCGTCTTCAGTTCTGAGACAATGTGCGAAATTAGCAGGATCGCCTGCGTGCATGATTTATTGGTGCTCTCAGACGAGGTGTACGAGCATTTGCTTTTCGACGCCACACGTCACCGCCCCACCTGTACCTATCCGGGAATGGCGCAAAGAACCGTTACGGTGTCTTCAGCCGCCAAGACCTTCAACGCCACCGGATGGAAGACTGGCTGGGCGATCGCTCCGCCACCGCTGCTCGAAGCTATCGCGCAGGCTAAACAATTCTTGACCTTCGTGGGTGCCACTCCGTTTCAACCGGCTGTGGCACACGCCTTGAACCACGAGCAGAGTTGGGCAGATGATTTGTCGCGATCCTTAGAAAAGAAGCGCGACAAGCTAAGTGCGGCGTTGAGGAAAGCAGGCTTCCGGGTGCATTACAGCCCCGGGACGTACTACCTGGTGGCCGACTTTGCGGCGTTGAGTAATACCACGGGTATGGATTTCTGCATGGAGCTTGTAAAAGACCGCGGTGTGGCCGCTATTCCTTTGGAGGTTTTCTGTGACCATCCGGAGCCATGGCGAAGCAAGATACGCTTCGCGTTTTGCAAGCAGGATCATGTGATTGATGAAGCCATACGGCGCCTATCCTAG
- a CDS encoding DUF3239 domain-containing protein: MNFSFQVDNEYARQNNELLKDTRRLQLSALIFGILQFAIGAGFYFWLQGGMGLIILFVFGILGLISFAMIPIIPKQVGKPQQLYDAYELAPAVIAKVNPRDIVLLALVNMNQDGSLPPRWGLAARTVTNLEQHERTVGEKVPSVAVTGQRSARNTSTWDQITPMPIAWGTPDPAVVKRAQKAIPHDQWQKLEKNMDKLEAVRKTKFDLMELR; encoded by the coding sequence ATGAATTTCTCTTTCCAGGTTGATAATGAATACGCGCGGCAAAACAATGAATTGCTCAAAGACACCAGGCGACTCCAACTTTCGGCACTCATTTTTGGCATTTTGCAGTTTGCGATTGGCGCTGGATTCTACTTTTGGCTCCAAGGCGGAATGGGACTGATTATCCTATTTGTATTCGGAATTTTGGGTCTCATTAGCTTTGCCATGATCCCGATTATCCCGAAGCAGGTGGGCAAACCTCAGCAGCTTTACGACGCCTACGAGCTCGCCCCAGCCGTAATCGCCAAGGTGAATCCGCGCGACATCGTGCTGCTGGCTTTGGTGAACATGAACCAGGATGGATCCCTTCCTCCGCGCTGGGGGCTGGCCGCCCGCACCGTGACGAACTTGGAGCAACATGAGCGCACCGTTGGCGAAAAAGTGCCTTCTGTGGCGGTAACGGGTCAGCGTTCTGCACGAAACACCTCCACTTGGGATCAGATCACCCCCATGCCTATTGCTTGGGGCACGCCAGATCCCGCCGTGGTCAAGCGAGCTCAAAAGGCCATCCCGCACGATCAATGGCAGAAGTTGGAAAAGAACATGGACAAATTGGAAGCTGTGCGCAAGACGAAGTTCGATCTGATGGAGCTTCGCTAA